In one Capricornis sumatraensis isolate serow.1 chromosome 1, serow.2, whole genome shotgun sequence genomic region, the following are encoded:
- the NEURL3 gene encoding E3 ubiquitin-protein ligase NEURL3, whose translation MGSQICPQADAEPPQEALRFHAQAVGTQVRLDAQRSIACRRATFHDGIVFSQRPVRPGERVALRLLWQERGWLGGLRVGFTRLDPARVPAPSLPPFLCPDLEQQSHTWAAMLPDGRARPGDVVRFWVNRRGQIFAQVNSGPRRLLREGVLMGAPLWAVMDVYGTTKAIELLDPTANSSPTTMPRGLRDETLPGPKALAGEECAICSHQVANTCLVPCGHTHFCSSCAWRVFRDTARCPVCRWEIKAVAPAWDPLFLGAGEGLLV comes from the exons aTGCTGAGCCTCCCCAAGAGGCGCTCCGCTTCCACGCCCAGGCGGTGGGCACGCAGGTGCGCCTGGATGCTCAGCGGAGCATCGCGTGCAGGCGCGCCACGTTCCACGACGGCATCGTGTTCAGCCAGCGGCCAGTGCGGCCGGGGGAGCGCGTGGCGCTGCGCTTGCTGTGGCAGGAGCGGGGCTGGCTGGGCGGCCTCCGCGTGGGCTTCACGCGCCTGGACCCCGCGCGCGTGCCCGCGCCCAGCCTGCCGCCCTTCTTGTGCCCGGACCTGGAGCAGCAGAGTCACACCTGGGCGGCCATGCTGCCTGACGGCCGCGCGAGGCCAGGCGACGTGGTGCGCTTCTGGGTGAACCGCCGGGGCCAGATCTTCGCCCAGGTCAACTCGGGGCCCCGGCGGCTGCTGCGCGAGGGCGTGCTCATGGGCGCCCCGCTCTGGGCCGTGATGGACGTGTACGGGACCACCAAGGCCATCGAGCTGCTAG ATCCTACAGCCAACAGCTCCCCCACAACCATGCCAAGGGGCCTCCGTGATGAGACTCTGCCTGGGCCCAAAG CCCTAGCAGGAGAAGAGTGTGCCATCTGCTCCCACCAGGTTGCCAACACCTGCCTAGTCCCCTGCGGCCACACGCACTTCTGCAGCTCCTGTGCCTGGAGGGTCTTCAGGGACACGGCCAGATGCCCCGTGTGTCGCTGGGAGATCAAGGCGGTGGC